The genomic DNA CTTCCTCGTCGCTCTTCTCCCCGATGTCCTTGCCGCTTCTGGCGACAAGATCACCGCGGTCAAGAATGCTGCCAACCAGGCTGCCCTCGCCAttgccgaggccatcaaccccaacgccgtcaagggTCTCTTCGAGCCCGTCAAGAAGtccctcctcgaggcccagaAGTGGCAGGAGAAGATGGCtgctctcgacgtcctcgagacCGTCGTTCGCACCGCCCCCGCCCAGGTCGGCTACCGCGTCCCCGACCTCAtccccgtcgtctccgaGTCCATGTGGGACACCAAGAAGGAGGTCAAGGAGCGCGCCTACAAGACCATGGAGCAGATCTGCCAGCTCATTGTCAACCGTGATATCGAGCGCTTCATCCCCGAGCTCATCAAGTGTATCGCCAAGCCCGAGAACGTCCCCGAGACCGTTCACTTGCTCGGTGCCACCACCTTCGTCACCGAGGTCCAGGAGCCCACTCTTGCCCTCATGGTTCCCCTCCTTGACCGTGGTCTTGCCGAGCGCGAGACTGCCATCAAGCGTAAGGCCGCCGTCATTGTCGACAACATGTgcaagctcgtcgacgaccccaACATTGTCGCTCCTTTCTTGCCCAAGATGATGCCTGGTCTCCAGAAGAACTACGACAACTTGGCCGACCCCGAGGCCCGTGAGAAGACCAAGCAGGCCCTCGACACCCTTACCCGTGtcggcaacgtcgtcgatggcAAGATCCCCGAGGTCCGCCACGACTCCGACCTGGACGTCGTCCTCCCCAAGCTCAAGGAGTCCATCCCCGCCAAGtacaaggccaaggccgatAAGCTCGAGATCATCCTCCAGTACGCTGCCAACATTGCTGGCCAGCTGATcgacgagaaggagatcGAGTCCATCGTCTGGGTCGAGGCCCTCAAGCCCTAcatcgccgtcgttgtcggcgacgaggacgctcAGAAGGTCGTTGACGACTTCCGCAAGCGCGCCTCTCccggtgccgccgaggaggccgaggttgaccccgatgacgaggagggtGAGGACCTCTGCAACTGCaccttctccctcgcctACGGTGCCAAGATCCTGCTCAACCAGACCCACCTCCGTCTCAAGCGTGGCCAGCGCTACGGTCTTTGCGGCCCCAACGGTTCCGGCAAGTCCACCCTCATGCGCGCCATCAACAacgagcaggtcgagggcTTCCCCAAGCAGTCCGAGGTCAAgaccgtcttcgtcgagCACGACCTCGACTCTGCCGACACTGAGATGACTACCATTGAGTGGACCATGAAGAAGCTTCAGGACGCCGGTGTCGAGACCTCccaggccgacgtcgaggccaagcTGAACGAGTTCGGCTTCACCGAGAACATGGTCAAGGGCGAGATCTCCGCCCTCTCTGGTGGTTGGAAGATGAAGCTCGCCCTGTGCCGTGCCGTCTTCGAGGCCCCCGATAtcctgcttctcgacgagcCCACCAACCACTTGGACGTGAAGAACGTCAAGTGGCTCGAGGAGTACCTCCAGAACTCCCCCTGCACCTCCATCATCGTCTCCCACGACTCTGCCTTCCTCGACAACGTCTGCCAGCACATCGTCCACTACGAGCGCTTCAAGCTCAAGCGCTACCGTGGTAACCTGAAGGAGTTCGTCAAGAAGAACCCCGCCGCCAAGTCGTACTACGAGCTCAGCGACTCCGAGATGGAGTTCACCTTCCCCGAGCCCGGTTTCCTCGAGGGTGTcaagaccaaggccaaggccatccTGCGTGCCACCAGGATGACGTTCCAGTACCCCGGCACCAGCAAGCCCCAGATCCAGGACATCTCGTTCCAGTGCTCTCTCGGCTCCCGTATTGCCGTCATTGGCCCCAACGGTGCCGGCAAGTCGACGCTCATCAACGTCCTCACCGGTGAGCTCATCCCCACGCAGGGTGAGATCTACCAGCACGAGAACATCCGTATCGCCTACATCAAGCAGCACGCCTTCGCCCACATCGATAACCACCTGGACAAGACCCCCTCCGAGTACATCCAGTGGCGTTTCCAGACTGGTGAGGATCGTGAGACGATGGACCGTGCCAACAAGATCATCACCGACGCTGATGAGGAGGCCATGAACAAGATCTTCAAGATCGAGGGCACCCAGCGCCgcatcatcggcatcaaCTCCCGCAGAAAGTTCAAGAACTCTTACGAGTACGAGTGCtccttcgccatcggcgacaACGTCGGCCAGAAGAACGAGCGCTGGACCCCCATGATGTCGGCCGACAACGTCTGGCTGCCCCGTAACGAGCTCCTGGCTTCTCACCAGAAGATGGttgccgacgtcgacatgaAGGAGGCCCTCGCCTCGGGTCAGTTCCGCCCCCTGGTCCGCAAGGAGATCGAGACCCACTGCGCCAacttcggcctcgacgccgagctggtTTCCCACTCGCGCATGCGCGGTCTGTCCGGTGGCCAGCGTGTCaaggtcgtcctcgccgcctgctCTTGGCAGCGTCCCCACTTgatcgtcctcgacgagcccaCCAACTACCTCGACCGTGACTCTCTCGGTGCCCTGTCCAAGGCCCTCAAGAAGTTCGAGGGTGGTGTCATCATCATTACCCACTCTGCCGAGTTCACCAAGAACATCACGGAGGAGGTCTGGGCCGTCATGGACGGCAAGATGACTCCTTCCGGCCACAACTGGGTCCAGGGCCAGGGTGCTGGTCCCCGTCTCAAGggtgacgatgccgacgaggaggagaagtTCGACGCCATGGGCAACAAGATTGTCagcaccaagaagaaggtcaAGCTGTCGTCTTCCGAGCtccgcaagaagaagaagggtaAGTTCAGAGTCCCTTCACGCATCACTTAAGCAGAAGTGGGATTGTGATGTTACAGATTTGCTAACTCATTTCTCTTCTCTAGACCGCATGGCGCGCCGCAAGCGTGGTGAGGAGGTCTTctccgacgaggacgacatctAAACGAAgtcggacgacgagatcgCTTTCCTTTCCATTTGTCACGAGCCTTACAAAAGTCTTTTTTCGGTAACGCGGGTTGCATGGTACGGGCCTGTTTATGATTCCTTTGACGAGCACCCATGAGATTCCCCTTTGAAATGAAATCGCCGGATGAGGAATGACCATCTCGCTGCGGGATTGGAGGATCCCGCGGGCGAGGAGAGAGGTTCCTGGCGACAGGGAATGAGGGGGTAAGAATAAGAGAGTAGAAAGAGTAAATAGACGGCAATACAAGCCATAGACACTTCATGCTGTGGTCCAAACAGAGGGATGTATTGTTTTGTGTGTAATTGACTTGATCCCCCTGGTGATGTTTTTGTTAACTATGACTTggctggcgaggaggaaTAATCCCCAAGACAaggtgagagaggggggggaagccGGAGCCCCATTCCTGGCAGACTACAGGTACCCGACATAGGTACCACCTAGGTATGTAGCTAGATAGGTTGTGCTCTGTAGGCATCCCTAGAGGTGCCCAAGTTGAGACGCGACGACCAGGCCACCCCCACCCTCGCCCCACTGCTGCTAGTGTTGGTTGACAGACAAGTTGAGGGCAACTTCCTCGCCATTGTCACCTTCCTCGGATGAAGCTATTTGCAGGTTTAAACAGATGGGAAGGAAGTGGTGGGTTTAGCCTGCTTCGATGCAGTACAGCGccgtgcccccccccccccaaccccccgGGTTGACTAATAGGCCTTCCCCCGCGTGACCCTGATGGTGACAcgctctccctcttctctccctcgctcTTCGTTTCTGCCGGGACAGAATCAACCAAGAACAGAACATTTCCAGGGGTTCGCTCGCCCGACCGTCTCCTTACTTTACAAGCTTCTCGTCATTCATCGCGCATTGCCTCGCATCCCTACTTGTCATCTCCCATCGCATTGCTGGTCTTCGGGAAGCAACCAGGGGAAGAGCGCACCCCGTCACACAAAGCAAAGCCCTTCCCTCCCATTCAGGATGGTTCCGGTCCATACATCGTGGGCATTGTGCCCTTGGCTCTTTGTCTAACCAACCGACCCAGTGCTCTTCTTCTGCCAACAGGGACCATGAAAGCTCTCCCTGCCTACTGTGGCAAGCGCATGCGATCAACCCATTGTCTTGAGCATCGATCGTCTCGAGGGTCGTTTCCATTACTAtctccgtctccatctccgTCACCTCTGTTGGCGAGCTCAATCCCGGGCTTTTGCACCACAAATCTCATCCAACAAGTCGAGCACGACAAGACCAGACGCCTGGCTTTAAACCCAACCGCTGGTCGATTTCGCTCTCTCAAACGATTGCTCCGTCCATTCAAATCACTAGACCGTCTGGTTAAGATGCCAAGGACAAgcactctcactctctctctataTTGTGAACCGCAAGGATGCCACCAAAAAAGCCCCTGGCGCATTGGTGGCTCAAGCCCACTTTCCCGTCCTTGGACTCCGAAGGCACTGATTTCTGCGACTATACGCCGGTCCCGAAGCCCCCAAGCCCTTCCCTTGACGCGCTATTCATCTCTGAACATGTACAGCTCCGGAGTCTGGGAGGACTTCGCACATCCGAGTCCATCATACTGCAGCAACTGGAGCCATACACGCCGCGGGTCGTGCTCCCAAAGGTActcgccggcttcgacagcggcgactcgagcgaggaggaagagcagATTGCAAATGATCTGttcaacaacgacgacgatgattATAGTATTGACGACGAGCCAGGCGGCGCCCCGTTGTTCCCCTCCAAAGAATTTTCCCACTCAATGCCGGCCCCGTGGGTCGAGCGCGACTTTGTCCAAGTCGACGAGTCCAAGTGGTTCAAGCTCTTTCGAAAGGAAAGATGGGCTAGTTATTGTCACTCCGACCCTTCCCAGGTATcggtcgacatcgacaacGATGACCACTGGAGAAGACTGAGCCGGGTTATAGAGATCGCCAACCGAATCCTCAACGAGGTTGCCGATCAGGAATGGTGAGCTTCCgtctccctttctctcctctaTGGCTCCGCCCTGCCTCAAACCAACAGTCAGCTGACACTCCCCCTCCACAGGATAGGAAGCTTCCTCGATCCCAGGGCCCGCGACATCCGCGCTCCCGTCACGTCCGGAAAAGGCTCCGCGAGCCAGTCCAACACGGTCATCTACCGCGTCGTTCCCTCCCCGCCTGCGTCCCGTCTCTCCAAGGCCCAGGCTCGCGCCGCGCTTGACGATATCGCAGAGTACTTCTTCTGGGGCTTCCACATGCCCGATGAGTATCCCAACGTGACCGGCAAGACGTATCACGTCCCGACCGACGACGGGACTCACGCACACTGGATGACGCTAGCCTTGGATTCCTTGACGCCCGTGTTCAAGGACAGCACACCTGAGGATCCGGAGGGGAGGCAGGTGGCTGTCGGCATGGCCAAAACCGTAGGTGTACATCCTCAAGTCCCCTTGTATTTGGACATCGTTTCTGACCTGACCGTGCCGTTGGTTCGTAGATGCTCCATGAGCTGGCGGTATGTCTTTTCCCACCATTGCGGAGACATGCGCAGTCCTCGCATGCTggcacgcacgcacgcaaGAGGAACTGACACCAACTAATCTGGAAAAGCACGCCATATCATGGCATTTCTTCAACTTGATGCCCGAGTCCACTGTGTACAAATGTCGCACGCACGAGCTTGTATGTTCGAtgtctctccccccccaaccGATAACCCCCTTTTCTACTAGCACTCGAGTGCCAATCCCTTGCTGATGACCCCTACCCGTCTAGTTTTTCGATGAGGAGAGATGGGCGGAAGCAGGCTACTCTTTCGAGAATAGTGTATTCGGAACGACCGTCAAAAACCACTGGGTgtgcgacgacggccgcatCCAATACTTGGGCATTCGCGGTTTGAGTCCTCATACATGCGAATCCGCCTTGCATTATACATACGACAACTGGTCCAACGGGGACCCCTTCATCGACGTGCCGCTGGGAATCCCCGCCGTCTTTCCCTGCGCCCTGACGACTTCTGACTTCTGGGAGAGCCACGTCCAAAGATATGGCGCCTCGAGCTTACGGACGTCTTGGGTCTGCGAGGGCAGGTCCGAGCTGAGCAAAGGTACAATGCACGTGTGGCCCGCCAAAGTCATGTCTGAGCCATACAAGTATTCGAGATACGTCGAGCTCAACAAGAGCATGAAATCCGTCGCGCAGATGTTGCGGAAAAGGCGGCTGGACCTGAAAAGACTGCGACCCTGGTACGCCGAAGAATACGCCTTTTGGTGCCAGACGGTGTATGCTCACTCGAGGCGGCGTTTTGCAATGGGGGGAATAGCGTTCAGTTTTCGCGGCCGCTCGGTCAAACACGAGGCCGAGGCAAGAGAGGCCATCAGCACCTCGATAAAGCCCTATCAACTGTTGTCCAACCTAGAGAGGGCTAGTCCAGATCGGTTGGTTTCGCAAATGTTCTTCCAGGCCTTCGGATTTCTcgccttggcggcgttgcCCATCAGAACGAGCCCCCTTCGGTATCAGGACGAGAGCATTGGTGAGTTCCCCGACAGAATCAGTCAGGGTTTGAGACCTGGCTTCGCCGGAAACGAAGATCTTGTAGATTGGCTGCTCAAGTACGGGGAACGGATTCTGGCGAACAAAAAGTCCAACACGCTGCATGGCACTCGGTCACCCAGCCACGACAAGGAGCTGTGCATGAGCAATGCCGACCTGGCCTTCCGGCGCTGGGAAGCGCTGGGATGCGTTACCGGTTCTATCGTGTGTGACTTTGAGACCGAATTGCAGATTATGAGGAGGAGGCTTGACCAGGCACCTTTCGATGATGTATTCCTGGACTGGGACAGTGTGTCATGGCGCGTTCTCACCCCTTATCAGGGTCCAGCGGCTCACTCCAGCCCGGTTTCTCTCCGCCCGGACAACAAGCGCGCGCATCAAAGCAAAGGGGTCGACGCGGACATCCCGGCATGGGCTATTGCGAGAccgatgatgatggtctCAACCGCCCCGGCCCCCGTTCGAACTAGGCCAAACGGAACCCGTGTTCCCTACTACACTGTCGGGGAGGTCGGCGACCACCAAACCATCGGGGCCTCCGGGGTATGGGGTTGCTTATTCGATGGGAAAGAGATGGAGATTTACGACATCACTGACTTGATTCTGGACCAGGACGGAGACGTCTTGGAGTGGAACTACGCCACGATGGCCACCTTCACCCAGCCAAGTCCCATACTCGGTGCTCCTCGGGTGATAGACCCCCAGGTCTTTAGCCAGGAGTGGTCCAAACTTTTCCGTTCCAGAAACAGATTTATCGGGAACGTCATGATCGACCGCGTGAGGGAGGATGTCATGATTAATGACGGCAAGCTCGGCAGACCTCGGTGGGCTGCCCTCGCTAACAGCGTGTTTGATATCACCGGTTAGTCTCTTTCTCCTACTCTCCCCGCCTGCCTTTTTTACGGAGAACATCTGTGAAACCGCATGGAACAGGAAATACTGACGAGTAGCTGGGAGGTAGAGATTGGCTTCGATCACGATTTGCGTGACCTGGAAGACATCTTTACCTGTACTGTTGATGAAGATCCTGTCCTTGAGGCCATCAACCGGGGATACCACCCAAATGTCATCCAAAAGGCCCTCAGTCCGTACAAAATTGGCTCGTTGTGGGATAAGTCCGGCACACGACGTTTTCGCGACCGCGCCTTCACAGCAAACGACGTCAAATGGCACACGACACGCGAGACGGGCATCtacgccatcatcgaccaATTCGTTTACGATTTCACAGGTGAGTCTGTTCTCCAGCTCTTGCCGGGGTAAAGGAGAAGCTAACACTGTTGCCAAAAAGAGTTGATCGATAAACATCCCGGCGGGTCGGAGATCATTGCTCAGGTCGCCGGAGGTGATGCTACCGAGTTGTGGGAGAAGTACCATGGCAACCCTATTTCGAAACTCAGCATCAATGTCGATCAAAGTCGACAGTTTTTGTGCATCGGACACGTCGTTGAGGAGCGAGATACCAAAGCCGTGTCACCTGATGAGATCTGCATCCGCGATTACATATTCAGCAAGAATTGTGAGCTCAAAGCCCCCCTCCGCATCCCACTGTCCCCATGTCGTTGCATATCGATCAGACGGCGGCTATGaccaagaaaaaaaaaaaaagccaGCTGACGGCTCGTTTCAATCCCAGCTGTTGAAGCGGGAAACCCAATTCTTGAATCACTCACCAATTACTGGGGCACCGATGGGACTGCAGAGTTGGAGAAACAAAAGCCAAACAAGGCCTACCTCGATCTTTGGGAGTGTACCGACTACATCGTCGCCAAGGTAGTTAAGCCTCTTATTAGACTACCCTACATGAGCCGGGAGGTCCTCCGAGAGATGGACGGCAGAAAAAGACCAGAGGGGTTTAACGAGTCGTACGTGTCCGATGGGATGTACGTCTACAACGTCACTTGTAAGTCTGAGCGCTAGGGGGTTGGGTTCTCGTTCGACGTGATCCCCGCGGCTGACTGTATCCGCACAGCGTTGGTGAGATACAACAAATTGGATCCATGGCTCGATGTGCTGAAACTAAAGGCTGGGTCGGTCCTTTCCGCGGACGTGCCGGAGGAGTACAAGGTGAAGAAGTGGCTCTGGAACACGAACCGGCACCGCATTATTGGCCTGTATCGCAGTCCCAAGCACTCGCTCAGCAGCGCGGAAATACCCTTCGCATGGAAGACGTCGCCCAGGCGGATGCCAAGCATGACGCCAAAGCTTGTCCCGGGAAGCGACCCGTCCGAGGACGCGACGAAAAAGACTTGGGCGCAGGTCGTGCTGCATCCGCCGATGggggtgccggcgccgccgacgacaccGTTCACGGTGCGACCGCTTTATCCGCTGcggaagaagcagaagaggaggaaaGAGTACACTCCGGGGCCCCCGAATCCAGGTCTGAG from Colletotrichum higginsianum IMI 349063 chromosome 3, whole genome shotgun sequence includes the following:
- a CDS encoding ABC transporter — protein: MSSENAQSVKVLDELFQKLTISKEAADVKEASSALASFINGRIEDQDVPTKSIEAVRKLFNNKKDAGAREKAAVAITSIAQHAEVSAHVEPFLVALLPDVLAASGDKITAVKNAANQAALAIAEAINPNAVKGLFEPVKKSLLEAQKWQEKMAALDVLETVVRTAPAQVGYRVPDLIPVVSESMWDTKKEVKERAYKTMEQICQLIVNRDIERFIPELIKCIAKPENVPETVHLLGATTFVTEVQEPTLALMVPLLDRGLAERETAIKRKAAVIVDNMCKLVDDPNIVAPFLPKMMPGLQKNYDNLADPEAREKTKQALDTLTRVGNVVDGKIPEVRHDSDLDVVLPKLKESIPAKYKAKADKLEIILQYAANIAGQLIDEKEIESIVWVEALKPYIAVVVGDEDAQKVVDDFRKRASPGAAEEAEVDPDDEEGEDLCNCTFSLAYGAKILLNQTHLRLKRGQRYGLCGPNGSGKSTLMRAINNEQVEGFPKQSEVKTVFVEHDLDSADTEMTTIEWTMKKLQDAGVETSQADVEAKLNEFGFTENMVKGEISALSGGWKMKLALCRAVFEAPDILLLDEPTNHLDVKNVKWLEEYLQNSPCTSIIVSHDSAFLDNVCQHIVHYERFKLKRYRGNLKEFVKKNPAAKSYYELSDSEMEFTFPEPGFLEGVKTKAKAILRATRMTFQYPGTSKPQIQDISFQCSLGSRIAVIGPNGAGKSTLINVLTGELIPTQGEIYQHENIRIAYIKQHAFAHIDNHLDKTPSEYIQWRFQTGEDRETMDRANKIITDADEEAMNKIFKIEGTQRRIIGINSRRKFKNSYEYECSFAIGDNVGQKNERWTPMMSADNVWLPRNELLASHQKMVADVDMKEALASGQFRPLVRKEIETHCANFGLDAELVSHSRMRGLSGGQRVKVVLAACSWQRPHLIVLDEPTNYLDRDSLGALSKALKKFEGGVIIITHSAEFTKNITEEVWAVMDGKMTPSGHNWVQGQGAGPRLKGDDADEEEKFDAMGNKIVSTKKKVKLSSSELRKKKKDRMARRKRGEEVFSDEDDI
- a CDS encoding Cytochrome b5-like Heme/Steroid binding domain-containing protein; this encodes MEQEILTSSWEVEIGFDHDLRDLEDIFTCTVDEDPVLEAINRGYHPNVIQKALSPYKIGSLWDKSGTRRFRDRAFTANDVKWHTTRETGIYAIIDQFVYDFTELIDKHPGGSEIIAQVAGGDATELWEKYHGNPISKLSINVDQSRQFLCIGHVVEERDTKAVSPDEICIRDYIFSKNSVEAGNPILESLTNYWGTDGTAELEKQKPNKAYLDLWECTDYIVAKVVKPLIRLPYMSREVLREMDGRKRPEGFNESYVSDGMYVYNVTSLVRYNKLDPWLDVLKLKAGSVLSADVPEEYKVKKWLWNTNRHRIIGLYRSPKHSLSSAEIPFAWKTSPRRMPSMTPKLVPGSDPSEDATKKTWAQVVLHPPMGVPAPPTTPFTVRPLYPLRKKQKRRKEYTPGPPNPGLSLPRPFGSVPGSPMDVSQSIAMTALEEMGFAMCPGTETGFRKRKMGDR
- a CDS encoding cytochrome b5-like Heme/Steroid binding domain-containing protein; its protein translation is MPPKKPLAHWWLKPTFPSLDSEGTDFCDYTPVPKPPSPSLDALFISEHVQLRSLGGLRTSESIILQQLEPYTPRVVLPKVLAGFDSGDSSEEEEQIANDLFNNDDDDYSIDDEPGGAPLFPSKEFSHSMPAPWVERDFVQVDESKWFKLFRKERWASYCHSDPSQVSVDIDNDDHWRRLSRVIEIANRILNEVADQEWIGSFLDPRARDIRAPVTSGKGSASQSNTVIYRVVPSPPASRLSKAQARAALDDIAEYFFWGFHMPDEYPNVTGKTYHVPTDDGTHAHWMTLALDSLTPVFKDSTPEDPEGRQVAVGMAKTHAISWHFFNLMPESTVYKCRTHELFFDEERWAEAGYSFENSVFGTTVKNHWVCDDGRIQYLGIRGLSPHTCESALHYTYDNWSNGDPFIDVPLGIPAVFPCALTTSDFWESHVQRYGASSLRTSWVCEGRSELSKGTMHVWPAKVMSEPYKYSRYVELNKSMKSVAQMLRKRRLDLKRLRPWYAEEYAFWCQTVYAHSRRRFAMGGIAFSFRGRSVKHEAEAREAISTSIKPYQLLSNLERASPDRLVSQMFFQAFGFLALAALPIRTSPLRYQDESIGEFPDRISQGLRPGFAGNEDLVDWLLKYGERILANKKSNTLHGTRSPSHDKELCMSNADLAFRRWEALGCVTGSIVCDFETELQIMRRRLDQAPFDDVFLDWDSVSWRVLTPYQGPAAHSSPVSLRPDNKRAHQSKGVDADIPAWAIARPMMMVSTAPAPVRTRPNGTRVPYYTVGEVGDHQTIGASGVWGCLFDGKEMEIYDITDLILDQDGDVLEWNYATMATFTQPSPILGAPRVIDPQVFSQEWSKLFRSRNRFIGNVMIDRVREDVMINDGKLGRPRWAALANSVFDITG